A single region of the Anaerolineales bacterium genome encodes:
- a CDS encoding metallophosphoesterase family protein, translated as MRLALLSDIHGNLIALDAVLADLAGQGTMDAYWLLGDYAAHGTRPTEVIQRVRALPNASFLSGNTDRYLVSGARGKVKPQTAETYPTFAADLRSREAVYAWGVEHLAWAEFEFLAGLRGELEMNIPGYGWLLGYHGTPGNDEGLLYPDTPTEEVLDHLSDREGRLGVGGHTHRPMDRDFGAWRVVNPGSVGLPHGGQEAQYAIATFEGGSLTLDMRRVAFDWEAVIADARALAYPDVAWLAEWLTKRTG; from the coding sequence ATGCGCCTTGCCTTGCTCTCCGATATTCATGGCAACCTAATCGCCCTTGACGCTGTCCTTGCCGATCTCGCTGGGCAAGGGACGATGGATGCCTATTGGCTGTTGGGGGATTACGCCGCGCATGGGACGCGCCCTACAGAGGTGATCCAGCGCGTGCGAGCGCTGCCAAATGCCTCATTCCTCTCTGGAAATACAGATCGTTACCTCGTCAGCGGAGCGCGGGGAAAAGTAAAACCCCAAACAGCGGAAACCTACCCCACCTTTGCCGCTGATCTACGCAGTCGGGAAGCGGTCTATGCCTGGGGTGTGGAGCATCTGGCATGGGCGGAATTTGAGTTTTTGGCAGGGCTGCGCGGCGAATTAGAGATGAACATCCCCGGCTATGGCTGGCTGCTTGGCTATCATGGCACGCCCGGAAATGATGAAGGGCTTCTTTACCCCGACACCCCCACTGAGGAGGTGCTAGATCACCTTTCAGATCGGGAGGGGCGGCTTGGTGTTGGGGGGCATACCCACCGTCCGATGGATCGTGACTTTGGGGCGTGGCGGGTGGTCAACCCCGGAAGTGTTGGGCTGCCTCATGGCGGGCAAGAAGCGCAGTATGCCATAGCCACCTTTGAGGGCGGGAGTCTAACGCTTGATATGCGCCGCGTCGCGTTCGATTGGGAGGCAGTCATTGCCGATGCCCGCGCCTTAGCCTATCCCGATGTGGCTTGGCTGGCAGAATGGCTGACAAAGCGGACAGGGTAA
- a CDS encoding protein kinase has translation MTGTDYSGKQLGGYQINELIGRGGMATIYRATQVSMGRSVAVKVIDPALLNDPEFTERFQREMRAVAMLSHAHILKVFDYGQQEGIVYLVTELLPGGSVGERISGRSLSLAQIVTILRQIGAALDYAHAKGVIHRDLKPQNILLDESGNAFLVDFGIAKMQDETAELTATGAVVGTPSYIAPEYWLGKPIDGRADIYALGCVAYEMITGRLPFANDTLYGLMQAHVNQMPSPVRMTRADLPPELDGVLQKAMAKNPDMRYQSGSNFAEEFAASVGMAIGTTGSVQRDPQPKTDLGVIPPSAPPSSVVNPSQRQAFTPAALPKMPEGDMGVTTPMRAAAFNDEEDGLTRPMAAYTGDTLPPRPASAGGLSPVYAPPPPVMPAPPPPPQRKLPIPLILGGVGIVVLALVFIVLAGSPGVSDVDKTATGVAFLAATASANPISPTPSYTPTRNIVVVPPTATFTVTATFTPTATATHTATFTPTHTVTVSRTPPNTFTPTPTETPLPTATLPPTATATPTDDPVATATAAVTATLRARLAEVDRMIRAGRLLIEAKSGTLLHGADVKTTIEEKLEGRAADFVVEARFFNPYLATEAAPWDYGFIFRTESATRQYRLLVRSKGVGAGDFALILRDGEPRVVGRGDLPNLKHGAQDSNFIRLAVTLGEAHLFVNGTYIATLDVSEKQDVTGDVSIATGILDGDKQVNALTRYEVLNFWRVR, from the coding sequence ATGACCGGAACGGATTACAGTGGCAAGCAGCTGGGCGGTTACCAGATTAATGAGTTGATCGGCAGGGGTGGTATGGCAACAATCTACCGTGCCACCCAAGTGAGTATGGGGCGATCTGTCGCCGTGAAGGTGATTGATCCCGCACTCTTGAACGATCCCGAATTCACTGAGCGCTTTCAACGGGAAATGCGGGCAGTGGCGATGCTCTCCCATGCCCACATTCTCAAAGTCTTTGATTACGGGCAGCAAGAAGGCATTGTTTACCTCGTCACCGAACTGCTCCCGGGCGGCAGCGTTGGCGAACGGATCAGTGGGCGAAGTTTGTCGCTTGCTCAAATCGTCACCATCTTGCGACAGATTGGCGCAGCCCTTGATTACGCCCATGCCAAAGGCGTGATCCACCGCGACCTGAAACCCCAAAATATTCTCCTCGATGAATCGGGCAACGCCTTTTTGGTCGATTTTGGCATTGCCAAAATGCAAGACGAAACTGCCGAACTGACCGCAACAGGCGCTGTTGTAGGGACGCCTTCCTACATTGCTCCCGAATATTGGCTAGGCAAACCCATTGACGGGCGAGCCGATATTTACGCCCTCGGTTGTGTTGCCTACGAGATGATTACGGGGCGGCTGCCCTTTGCCAATGACACCCTCTATGGCTTGATGCAAGCCCATGTCAACCAAATGCCGTCCCCCGTCCGCATGACCCGTGCCGATCTGCCGCCAGAACTTGATGGCGTGTTGCAAAAAGCGATGGCAAAAAACCCCGACATGCGCTACCAGTCGGGGAGTAACTTTGCCGAAGAATTCGCCGCCTCGGTGGGCATGGCAATCGGGACTACCGGCTCTGTCCAGCGTGATCCGCAGCCCAAAACTGATCTCGGCGTGATTCCGCCTTCTGCTCCCCCCTCCTCAGTGGTGAATCCCAGCCAGCGTCAAGCCTTCACCCCCGCCGCACTGCCCAAAATGCCTGAAGGGGATATGGGCGTCACCACGCCGATGCGGGCTGCTGCCTTCAACGATGAAGAAGACGGCTTAACACGTCCGATGGCGGCATACACGGGGGACACCCTGCCACCCCGCCCCGCCTCTGCGGGTGGGCTTTCGCCTGTCTATGCGCCGCCACCGCCAGTCATGCCCGCGCCCCCCCCTCCCCCACAACGAAAGCTCCCTATCCCCTTGATTTTGGGCGGGGTGGGGATTGTCGTCCTTGCCCTTGTGTTTATCGTTCTTGCCGGATCGCCAGGCGTGAGTGACGTTGATAAGACGGCGACGGGTGTCGCCTTCCTTGCGGCAACAGCCTCAGCGAATCCGATCAGCCCCACCCCAAGTTATACGCCCACACGGAATATTGTGGTTGTTCCCCCAACGGCAACCTTCACCGTGACGGCAACCTTCACCCCCACCGCGACGGCAACGCATACGGCGACCTTCACCCCCACCCATACGGTGACGGTCTCCCGCACGCCGCCAAATACCTTTACCCCAACGCCTACCGAGACGCCGCTGCCTACGGCGACGCTCCCCCCGACTGCCACCGCCACCCCAACCGATGATCCAGTGGCGACGGCAACCGCCGCTGTAACTGCCACACTTCGCGCCCGCCTTGCTGAGGTGGATCGGATGATTCGGGCGGGTCGGCTGCTCATTGAGGCAAAGAGCGGCACTCTGCTGCATGGGGCGGATGTGAAAACCACCATAGAGGAAAAATTAGAAGGGCGAGCCGCCGATTTTGTCGTTGAGGCGCGGTTCTTCAACCCCTACCTAGCAACAGAGGCGGCTCCATGGGATTACGGATTCATCTTCCGCACCGAAAGCGCCACACGCCAATACCGCCTTCTCGTCCGCTCTAAAGGGGTAGGCGCGGGAGATTTCGCGCTCATCTTGCGTGATGGTGAGCCGCGTGTCGTAGGGCGGGGCGATCTCCCCAATCTGAAGCATGGCGCGCAGGACTCGAACTTCATCCGCCTTGCGGTGACGTTGGGAGAAGCGCACTTGTTTGTGAATGGAACGTACATCGCCACACTGGATGTCTCCGAAAAACAAGACGTGACGGGCGATGTCTCGATTGCCACCGGAATCTTAGATGGCGATAAGCAGGTAAACGCTCTGACTCGCTACGAGGTGTTGAATTTCTGGCGTGTTCGCTAG
- a CDS encoding isoprenylcysteine carboxylmethyltransferase family protein, translating into MIEKGRGEGWVIIQVMVLIGIFVVPWGRLGSWAILPLGDFLRDMSVLLGGISFAAGVGMGIAAYTRLGRSFTVFPAPKTDGEFRADGVYGVVRHPMYAGVILLAFGWSILILSLPSLVLTIGLGFFFDQKASFEEERLKERYAEYAAYQKRVKKMIPFIY; encoded by the coding sequence ATGATCGAAAAAGGGCGGGGTGAGGGTTGGGTGATCATCCAAGTCATGGTTTTGATTGGCATCTTCGTCGTCCCCTGGGGGCGTTTGGGATCATGGGCAATCTTACCCCTCGGTGATTTTCTGCGCGATATGAGCGTCCTCTTGGGTGGGATTAGTTTTGCCGCAGGGGTGGGAATGGGGATCGCTGCCTATACCCGTTTGGGGCGAAGTTTCACCGTCTTTCCCGCCCCCAAAACGGATGGCGAATTCCGCGCCGATGGGGTGTATGGCGTTGTCCGCCACCCAATGTATGCCGGCGTCATTTTGCTGGCATTTGGGTGGTCAATCTTGATCCTCAGCTTGCCTTCGCTGGTTTTGACGATTGGGTTAGGGTTTTTCTTTGATCAGAAGGCGTCTTTTGAGGAAGAACGTCTAAAAGAGCGCTATGCTGAGTATGCCGCCTACCAAAAGCGGGTAAAAAAAATGATCCCGTTTATTTACTAG
- a CDS encoding CAP domain-containing protein, whose translation MNARRCFLLLIAALLLVPSVIAPAPASAQNTCFPANQENNPDVVNAFANDVLKRVNGFRAENKLPPVTLNPLLNKAARVYADDMKYNGYPYATPHIGTDGSTADQRIAAAGYEAHTTGENIAGGPGPNAEFAFNQWYTSTKGHREQMIREDVSEMGIAFTCTEKGNKGDGPGQYYYVQVFGFPVKPVETIRQEFLNTINSGRMAKGLKPIAMDPILNTIADKAAEKGAKKALINADAELKALNYTYKTAYDIYDLATQGLFYPRLSAAPQKSRTLAMLFNQLELWEPGWMYTKDDVNTRIGIGIFVAPNKAFYFDVLFVTLK comes from the coding sequence GTGAACGCCAGACGCTGTTTCCTCCTCCTCATTGCCGCTTTGCTGCTTGTCCCCTCGGTGATTGCACCAGCACCAGCAAGCGCACAAAATACGTGTTTCCCTGCCAACCAAGAAAATAACCCCGATGTTGTCAATGCTTTTGCCAACGATGTCCTCAAGCGGGTGAACGGCTTCCGCGCTGAGAACAAACTTCCCCCCGTCACCCTGAACCCGCTGCTGAACAAAGCGGCACGGGTCTACGCCGACGACATGAAATACAACGGCTATCCCTACGCCACCCCTCACATCGGTACAGATGGCTCCACAGCCGATCAACGGATTGCCGCTGCCGGCTACGAGGCGCATACGACGGGCGAGAATATCGCCGGGGGACCCGGACCAAACGCTGAATTTGCCTTCAACCAGTGGTATACCAGCACGAAGGGTCACCGCGAGCAGATGATCCGCGAAGATGTCTCCGAGATGGGCATTGCCTTCACCTGCACCGAGAAAGGCAATAAGGGCGACGGACCCGGACAGTACTACTACGTACAGGTCTTTGGTTTCCCCGTTAAGCCAGTTGAGACGATCCGCCAAGAGTTTCTAAACACGATCAACAGTGGGCGCATGGCGAAGGGTCTCAAGCCGATTGCCATGGATCCCATCTTGAACACCATTGCCGATAAAGCGGCGGAAAAGGGCGCGAAGAAGGCGCTAATCAACGCCGATGCTGAATTGAAGGCGCTCAATTACACCTACAAAACAGCCTACGACATTTATGACCTCGCCACACAGGGGCTGTTTTACCCGCGCCTAAGCGCCGCACCCCAAAAGAGTCGTACACTCGCTATGTTGTTCAACCAGTTGGAACTGTGGGAGCCGGGTTGGATGTACACGAAGGATGATGTGAACACCCGCATCGGGATCGGTATTTTCGTCGCCCCCAACAAGGCATTCTACTTCGATGTTCTCTTTGTGACGCTGAAATAA
- a CDS encoding phenylalanine--tRNA ligase subunit beta has product MRVPLSWLKEYVTITISAEELAERLTLAGLEVKQLDYLGVPQGIAPEGITVPPSDHLVWNPKKIVLGAIHEVKAHPNADRLVLALVDHGTGELDQVVTGAPNLFPYKDKGKIDPPLYAPFAREGAEVYDGHAEGRVRMVLKEKPLRGIPNKHMVCSAKELGLGGDHEGILLLDADSIPTTAAGTPLVDVLGDVIFEIDLTPNLARAYGIIGVAREVAALTGQTLREPDYGRVVATGGDIGEAITVAIKDSYLNPRFCGMVIRSLQIKPSPQWLRRRLEAVGVRSINNIVDVTNYVMFETGQPLHAFDYDVLQQRAGGGIPAIITRTASPGETLKTLDGVDRTLDEQTILVCDALGVLGLGGIMGGDESEIKPDTRNVFLEAANWNYINVRRTMTVQKMSTEAGVRFSRGIHPAQSERGVRRAAEMMRLLGDGEVLAGMIDVHPAPAPVIRVDLPLREVERLIGISLSAGEISGILTRLQFTVEPLDEQTLRVTVPDHRVDIATGVVGAADIVEEVARIYGYDRIPDTLIEDMLPPQANNDELTREDRVRDLLAEAGLREVINYRLTTPEAEARLIAPGESAPEINGAAYVRLANPISLDKTVLRHTLLNGVLENIVRNARHSVRQRLFEIGSVYRSLEGAALPDEPRHLALALTGARRVATWQEGKDVDRADVAGFFDLKGVLEALVKGLRLPAGALTFKRGEHPTFHPGRCAAVYLRETLIGYAGELHPLVAAAYDLEQTVAAAELRLDPLIADLPRVDRITPILTTPPVYQDIALIVGEKTPADDVERVILAAGGDLLRGVRLFDVYRGDPIPAGKKSLAYALTFQAEDRTLTDGEVAKAQAKIVKAAERELGAALRGG; this is encoded by the coding sequence ATGCGTGTACCGCTGTCTTGGCTCAAAGAATATGTCACAATCACCATCAGCGCCGAAGAACTTGCTGAGCGTTTGACGCTCGCCGGATTGGAGGTGAAGCAGCTAGATTACCTTGGTGTCCCACAGGGCATTGCACCAGAGGGGATCACCGTGCCGCCCTCGGATCATCTCGTTTGGAATCCCAAAAAGATTGTCCTCGGTGCGATCCATGAGGTGAAAGCGCATCCCAATGCAGATCGCCTTGTCTTGGCGCTGGTTGATCACGGGACAGGGGAGCTTGATCAGGTTGTCACCGGAGCGCCGAATCTGTTCCCATACAAAGACAAAGGGAAAATCGATCCGCCGCTCTACGCGCCTTTTGCCCGCGAGGGTGCAGAGGTCTATGACGGACATGCCGAGGGGCGGGTGCGTATGGTGCTGAAGGAAAAACCATTGCGGGGAATTCCCAATAAGCATATGGTGTGCAGCGCCAAAGAGCTTGGCTTGGGGGGCGACCACGAGGGGATTTTGCTCTTGGATGCTGACTCGATCCCTACAACGGCAGCGGGGACACCCCTTGTCGATGTGTTGGGGGATGTCATTTTCGAGATTGACCTGACGCCCAACCTTGCCCGCGCTTACGGGATCATCGGGGTGGCGCGGGAGGTTGCCGCGCTGACGGGGCAAACCCTTCGTGAGCCGGATTATGGCAGGGTGGTGGCGACGGGTGGGGATATTGGAGAGGCGATCACCGTTGCGATCAAGGATTCATACTTGAATCCGCGCTTTTGCGGGATGGTGATCCGCAGCCTTCAAATCAAGCCTTCTCCCCAATGGCTGCGCCGCCGTTTGGAGGCGGTGGGCGTCCGTTCGATCAACAATATTGTCGATGTGACGAATTATGTCATGTTTGAAACAGGGCAGCCCCTTCATGCGTTCGATTATGACGTGTTGCAGCAGCGGGCGGGCGGCGGGATTCCGGCAATCATCACGCGGACGGCAAGCCCCGGCGAAACCCTGAAAACCCTTGATGGTGTGGATCGCACCCTTGATGAGCAGACCATTCTCGTCTGTGATGCGCTGGGCGTCCTCGGTTTGGGCGGCATCATGGGCGGCGACGAGAGCGAGATCAAGCCGGACACACGGAACGTCTTTTTAGAGGCGGCGAATTGGAACTACATCAATGTTCGCCGCACAATGACCGTCCAGAAAATGTCCACCGAGGCGGGCGTTCGCTTCAGCCGAGGGATTCATCCGGCGCAATCGGAGCGGGGAGTCCGCCGTGCGGCTGAGATGATGCGCCTGTTGGGGGATGGCGAGGTCTTGGCGGGGATGATTGACGTACACCCCGCCCCCGCCCCCGTGATCCGTGTTGATCTCCCGCTTAGGGAGGTGGAACGCCTTATCGGGATCAGCCTCAGCGCCGGGGAGATCAGCGGAATTCTGACCCGCCTTCAGTTCACGGTGGAACCCCTTGATGAGCAGACACTGCGCGTCACCGTCCCCGATCACCGTGTCGATATTGCCACTGGTGTGGTGGGCGCTGCCGATATTGTTGAGGAAGTCGCTCGTATCTACGGCTACGATCGTATCCCCGACACGCTTATTGAGGACATGCTCCCCCCCCAAGCGAACAACGACGAACTAACCCGCGAGGATCGTGTTCGCGACCTTTTGGCAGAGGCAGGGCTGCGAGAGGTGATCAATTACCGCCTGACGACGCCCGAAGCAGAAGCGCGGCTGATTGCCCCCGGCGAAAGCGCCCCGGAAATCAATGGGGCAGCCTACGTGAGGCTGGCGAACCCAATCAGCCTTGATAAGACCGTCCTACGCCACACGCTGTTGAACGGCGTCTTGGAAAATATCGTCCGCAATGCGCGGCACAGCGTTCGGCAGCGCTTGTTTGAAATCGGCAGCGTCTATCGCTCCCTTGAGGGGGCAGCCCTCCCCGATGAGCCGCGCCATCTTGCCCTGGCGCTGACGGGGGCGCGGCGGGTAGCGACCTGGCAAGAAGGGAAAGATGTGGATCGGGCGGATGTGGCGGGATTCTTTGATCTGAAGGGCGTCCTTGAGGCGCTCGTCAAGGGGCTTCGCCTGCCGGCTGGAGCGCTAACCTTCAAGCGCGGGGAGCATCCGACCTTTCATCCGGGGCGCTGTGCGGCGGTTTATCTGCGGGAGACGCTGATTGGCTATGCGGGCGAACTTCACCCCCTTGTGGCAGCGGCGTATGACCTTGAGCAGACGGTGGCGGCGGCAGAACTGCGTCTTGATCCGCTGATCGCAGACTTGCCGCGTGTGGATCGCATCACACCGATCTTGACGACGCCCCCTGTTTACCAAGATATTGCGCTGATTGTTGGCGAAAAAACCCCCGCCGATGATGTAGAGCGCGTGATCCTTGCGGCGGGTGGTGATCTGCTGCGGGGGGTGCGCCTGTTTGATGTGTACCGAGGCGATCCAATTCCGGCGGGAAAGAAATCGCTCGCTTATGCGCTGACCTTTCAAGCGGAAGACCGCACCCTGACCGATGGCGAGGTGGCGAAGGCGCAAGCGAAGATCGTCAAAGCGGCGGAGCGTGAGTTGGGGGCTGCGCTGCGGGGGGGATGA
- a CDS encoding MFS transporter, which yields MTDYHDYDDFDGDDPDATNPNPVHLEKSNLDSAGEILTVASSLTGQTLRSLFGNRNFVPLWLGQLVSYLGDQFMLIAVLAVLGKLTGGNTLALVVFAVSLAAPQILFGLIGGVLTDKLDRKWTMIVTDAARAGAMFSMLLVQGQPDRIWIFYPAIFVIGTAQMLFYPARASALPSIIPKRDLAAANALLEAGFVVALIFGSGAAGLLVENLGENFAFLFNGFAFLFSALMILIIRIPRRDLTGTGGSYRQVWAELVEGLRYIWQTRSMRYIMGLSIMVAAGLGAVVVLVFEYLNKELGIGADGFGAVIGILGVGIVIGGILIQRLSKFLPTNRLVALAIFLQGVAVAAFVFNPPFLIVLLLTALIGFSLIVARAVLSTLTQAIPPEEYRGRVQSAFNLIFSAPLTLAIGAASAVISFVPRGVAVIFFGVILMLTAWFAASMLRGVDEAIYGG from the coding sequence ATGACTGATTACCATGATTATGATGATTTTGACGGGGATGATCCCGATGCGACGAATCCCAACCCCGTCCACCTAGAGAAATCGAATCTCGACAGCGCGGGGGAGATTCTCACCGTCGCCAGCAGCCTTACTGGGCAAACCTTGCGCTCCCTGTTTGGCAATCGGAATTTTGTCCCGCTCTGGTTGGGGCAGTTGGTCAGCTATCTCGGTGATCAGTTTATGCTGATCGCCGTCCTTGCCGTCTTGGGCAAGCTGACGGGTGGGAATACGCTGGCGCTGGTTGTTTTTGCGGTGTCCCTTGCCGCGCCGCAAATCCTCTTTGGTCTGATTGGCGGCGTCCTCACCGACAAACTGGATCGCAAATGGACAATGATTGTCACCGACGCCGCCCGCGCCGGAGCGATGTTTTCTATGCTGCTTGTACAAGGACAGCCGGATCGCATTTGGATCTTTTATCCGGCGATTTTTGTCATCGGCACGGCGCAGATGCTCTTTTATCCGGCGCGGGCGTCGGCGCTGCCATCGATCATCCCCAAGCGCGATCTCGCCGCCGCGAATGCGCTTTTGGAGGCAGGGTTTGTCGTTGCCCTCATTTTTGGGTCGGGGGCGGCGGGGCTTTTGGTCGAAAATTTGGGAGAAAACTTCGCCTTTCTCTTCAATGGCTTCGCCTTCCTCTTTTCGGCGTTGATGATTTTGATCATCCGCATCCCGCGCCGCGACTTGACTGGGACGGGGGGGAGTTACCGTCAGGTATGGGCAGAACTTGTTGAGGGGCTGCGCTACATCTGGCAAACGCGCTCTATGCGCTACATCATGGGGTTAAGCATTATGGTCGCCGCTGGGTTGGGGGCGGTTGTCGTCCTTGTCTTTGAATATCTGAACAAGGAACTGGGGATCGGCGCCGATGGCTTTGGGGCAGTGATCGGCATTTTGGGCGTCGGGATCGTCATTGGCGGGATACTGATTCAGCGGCTCTCAAAATTTCTCCCCACAAACCGGTTGGTGGCACTGGCGATCTTCTTGCAAGGCGTGGCGGTAGCCGCTTTCGTCTTTAATCCGCCCTTCCTCATTGTGCTGCTGCTGACGGCATTAATTGGTTTCAGCCTGATCGTGGCGCGGGCAGTACTTAGCACGCTGACACAAGCGATTCCGCCAGAGGAATATCGCGGGCGGGTGCAAAGCGCCTTCAATTTGATCTTCAGCGCTCCACTGACCTTAGCGATTGGCGCGGCGTCGGCAGTGATCAGCTTTGTGCCGCGTGGGGTGGCGGTGATCTTTTTTGGGGTGATTTTGATGCTGACGGCGTGGTTTGCAGCGTCCATGCTGCGCGGCGTGGATGAAGCGATTTACGGAGGCTGA
- a CDS encoding GNAT family N-acetyltransferase — protein MTDTLTIRKVESKRDFKAFFEFPWAVYKDNPHWVPPLLSQRHHLLDKKKNPSWDYLEGDYYVAWRGERPVGTIAAFINHRHNEYWEEKIGWFGFFEVFEDVEAASALLQTALDYAKAKGMSAVRGPANFTLNDECGLLIDGFVQPLVLMPYNHPYYQRLIEGEGFEKIQDTISVWTDPSRYLDEQGNPPAKVIRVVQKVAERKGITTRAAVMKKLKAELELLRQIYEKAWEKNWGFVPPTLREMDALFKSLKDFYHPALGWFGLVDGKEVGFMMGLPDMNQVLKHAYPHPRTPEIITLLKAFWHWKIRSKITRQRILLFGINAEFRSMGVDAAIFLAYVLAAMKSIPNIDAGWVLEDNINALSNMKTWGATEHRRYRFFQKPVN, from the coding sequence ATGACAGACACCCTCACAATTCGCAAAGTCGAATCCAAGCGTGATTTCAAAGCGTTTTTTGAATTTCCATGGGCGGTCTACAAAGATAATCCTCATTGGGTGCCACCGCTGCTCTCCCAACGCCATCACCTTTTGGATAAGAAGAAAAACCCTAGTTGGGATTATTTAGAAGGCGATTATTATGTGGCGTGGCGTGGTGAGCGTCCCGTTGGGACGATTGCCGCGTTTATCAACCACCGCCACAACGAGTATTGGGAAGAAAAGATCGGCTGGTTCGGCTTTTTCGAGGTTTTTGAGGATGTGGAGGCGGCAAGCGCCCTGCTGCAAACCGCCCTTGATTACGCCAAAGCAAAGGGCATGAGCGCCGTTCGCGGACCGGCGAACTTTACCCTGAACGATGAGTGTGGGCTGCTGATCGATGGCTTTGTTCAGCCCCTTGTCCTGATGCCCTACAACCACCCCTACTATCAACGCCTGATTGAAGGGGAAGGGTTCGAGAAAATCCAAGATACGATCAGCGTGTGGACAGACCCCTCGCGCTACCTTGATGAACAGGGCAACCCACCCGCCAAAGTGATTCGCGTGGTGCAGAAGGTTGCCGAGCGTAAGGGAATTACGACACGTGCCGCCGTGATGAAAAAGCTGAAAGCAGAACTGGAACTGCTCCGCCAAATCTACGAGAAGGCGTGGGAGAAAAACTGGGGTTTTGTGCCGCCCACCCTGCGCGAAATGGACGCGCTGTTCAAATCGCTCAAGGATTTTTACCATCCGGCATTGGGATGGTTTGGGTTGGTGGATGGCAAAGAAGTGGGCTTTATGATGGGCTTGCCGGATATGAATCAGGTCTTGAAACATGCCTACCCGCACCCGCGCACGCCGGAGATCATCACGCTTCTGAAGGCATTCTGGCATTGGAAAATCCGCTCGAAAATTACCCGACAGCGGATTTTGCTCTTTGGGATCAATGCCGAGTTCCGCAGCATGGGCGTAGACGCGGCGATTTTCCTCGCTTATGTCCTCGCGGCGATGAAATCGATCCCCAACATTGACGCGGGGTGGGTTTTGGAAGATAACATCAACGCCCTTTCCAACATGAAAACATGGGGTGCTACCGAGCATCGCCGCTACCGCTTCTTTCAAAAACCGGTGAACTAA